CCGAACCGGCCCGGTCTTGTCGGTCATGGCCCGGATATAGTTGACCTTCAGTTCCAGCGTGGTATAGCCCTTGCCGGCGGGGAGCATGGTGTGGACCGAGCAGCCAACCACGGTATCGAGCAGGGTTGCGGCATAGCCGCCGTGCACCACGCCGCTCGGGTTGTAGTGCGCCAGCGTGGGCGTGCCCTGGAATACGACGCTGCCGCGCTCCACCGAAATGGGCACGATGCCCAGCAACTCGGCAATTGGCGCCGGCGGCAGCACGCCTTCGGCAATCGCGCCCATGAATTCCAGGCCGGTGCGTGATTTCAGATCGTCCCGCGTCACCACGCCCGCCGGGGCCAGGCGCGCGCGCATGGCTTGTTCCTGCGC
This region of Massilia sp. PAMC28688 genomic DNA includes:
- a CDS encoding PaaI family thioesterase — protein: MENSDKRQQWLAQEQAMRARLAPAGVVTRDDLKSRTGLEFMGAIAEGVLPPAPIAELLGIVPISVERGSVVFQGTPTLAHYNPSGVVHGGYAATLLDTVVGCSVHTMLPAGKGYTTLELKVNYIRAMTDKTGPVRAEGTVVNVGNQVGIAEGRITDANGKLLAFATTTCLIFDL